The following proteins are co-located in the Gloeocapsa sp. PCC 7428 genome:
- a CDS encoding response regulator transcription factor, with product MRILIVEDDLSLAEILATALIEQRYVVDTVSDGEAAWQQVKTVTYDLIVMDMMLPKLDGISLCKRLRSQSYGIPVLMLTALNNIADKVTGLDAGADDYVIKPVDLQELFARIRALLRRGSAQTPPILEWDGLQLDPSTYEVTYEEKPLYLTPKEYSLLEVLLRNGRRVVSRSAIIEHVWSLEDPPEEDTVKAHIKTLRQKLKSVGAASDFIETVHGVGYRLRQPSLHQ from the coding sequence ATGAGGATTCTGATAGTCGAAGACGATCTTAGCCTTGCCGAAATTTTAGCAACAGCACTGATTGAGCAGCGGTATGTAGTAGATACGGTAAGTGATGGGGAAGCCGCTTGGCAACAAGTCAAAACGGTTACATACGATCTTATTGTTATGGATATGATGCTTCCCAAACTTGATGGTATTAGCCTATGTAAGCGGCTACGTTCTCAAAGCTATGGGATTCCAGTACTGATGCTAACTGCTTTAAATAATATTGCAGATAAAGTCACAGGGTTAGACGCAGGGGCTGATGATTACGTGATCAAACCAGTAGACTTACAAGAATTATTTGCGCGGATTCGCGCGCTACTGCGGCGAGGAAGTGCGCAGACGCCACCAATTTTAGAATGGGATGGGTTGCAGCTAGATCCTAGTACGTATGAAGTAACCTACGAAGAAAAACCTTTGTACTTGACACCCAAAGAGTATAGTCTTCTAGAAGTGCTCTTACGCAATGGAAGACGCGTTGTTAGTCGTAGTGCCATTATTGAACACGTTTGGTCTTTGGAAGACCCGCCAGAAGAAGATACTGTCAAGGCGCATATCAAGACTCTCCGCCAAAAGCTGAAGTCTGTAGGCGCTGCAAGCGATTTCATTGAAACCGTTCACGGTGTCGGCTATCGCCTTAGACAACCCTCGCTACATCAATAA
- a CDS encoding adenosine deaminase yields MALYAELHRHLGGSVVPRVLWRYFQRHSPNLGQKFPEYQEFEEFYTKPRNTLDEYLELHTLVESVQSVETLPYFIYRLMRGAYIFENLAYLELRYTPYLRTPDHLSQSERIDQMAEIVAVVGKASRVPEYPIVTSQILCMHSRLPYEVNKAIVDLAAQSRDYVCAIDVAGGDAHYKERLDEFIELYDYARSLGLNTTGHLYETTDGCYRELLPYLMRIGHGIQIPLRYPELLGELARRNQCLEVCPTTYLKTGTLEDLRQLKIVFDRCFDAGVDIAICTDNAGLHNVRLPFEYENLLTQDIIDFQQLKACQNAAFRHAFAWPYASQPPASLLHGLLQPEAPALAEPVSN; encoded by the coding sequence ATGGCATTATATGCAGAATTGCATCGGCATTTGGGAGGTTCGGTAGTACCGCGTGTACTGTGGCGCTACTTTCAACGTCATTCACCCAATCTAGGACAAAAATTTCCTGAGTATCAAGAGTTTGAAGAGTTTTATACAAAACCGCGCAACACACTCGATGAGTATCTAGAACTCCATACACTGGTAGAAAGCGTACAAAGCGTAGAGACATTGCCATATTTTATTTATCGCTTGATGCGTGGTGCTTATATCTTTGAGAACCTTGCTTATTTAGAATTGCGCTACACGCCTTACTTGCGTACGCCCGATCATTTGAGTCAATCAGAGCGCATTGACCAGATGGCAGAAATTGTAGCAGTTGTCGGCAAAGCAAGTCGAGTGCCAGAGTATCCGATTGTCACAAGTCAAATTCTGTGTATGCACTCGCGACTTCCGTATGAGGTAAATAAGGCGATTGTTGACTTAGCGGCTCAAAGTCGAGATTATGTTTGTGCGATTGATGTAGCGGGTGGTGATGCTCACTACAAAGAAAGACTTGACGAGTTCATTGAATTGTATGATTATGCGCGATCGCTCGGTCTAAATACAACCGGACATCTTTACGAAACAACGGATGGTTGTTATCGTGAGTTATTGCCTTATTTAATGCGCATTGGACACGGTATTCAAATTCCCCTACGCTATCCAGAGTTACTCGGTGAATTAGCACGACGTAACCAATGTCTAGAAGTTTGTCCGACGACTTATCTGAAGACAGGAACCCTAGAAGACCTGCGACAACTTAAGATTGTGTTTGACCGCTGTTTTGATGCTGGAGTCGATATTGCGATCTGTACTGACAATGCTGGATTACATAATGTTCGCTTACCTTTTGAGTACGAGAATTTACTGACGCAGGATATTATTGATTTCCAGCAGTTGAAAGCTTGTCAAAATGCAGCTTTTCGTCATGCGTTCGCTTGGCCCTATGCTTCGCAACCTCCAGCTTCATTGTTACATGGATTACTGCAACCTGAAGCACCGGCTTTGGCAGAACCTGTCAGTAATTAG
- a CDS encoding DUF1816 domain-containing protein, translating into MKLQDDANSNHVELDWWVEVTTTQPNVIYYFGPFASRQEAQWFLPGYIEDIEQEGCQEICVQVQQCQPTELTVEEQILVASG; encoded by the coding sequence ATGAAATTACAAGATGACGCTAACAGCAACCACGTTGAACTAGATTGGTGGGTAGAAGTTACGACTACTCAACCAAATGTCATTTATTACTTTGGACCTTTTGCGAGTAGACAAGAAGCACAATGGTTTTTGCCTGGATATATTGAGGATATAGAACAAGAAGGCTGTCAAGAAATTTGCGTTCAAGTGCAGCAATGTCAACCTACAGAATTAACAGTTGAAGAACAGATTTTAGTAGCTAGTGGCTAG